The genomic interval TTCAGTGGTGGCTGCAACTTCAACAGGTCCTGTAAATTCTTTAGCCGGAGCTATCTCCTTAGCTGCTTGTTCTTCCTTCTCAGCCTAAAATGACATAATAATGTTTTTGATTTGATAAAGAAGATAAGTCTCATCAgcttgaaagaaaaaaaaaagacttaATAACAAACCTCTTCCGGATCTCTGTAGAAGAACAGATCGACGACTACATCCCATTTACTTTCGCGTGCGATAGAACCCCTCAGTCTAAGAACTTCTCTGGCCAGTAACCACCACATAAGACCAACGCAGTGCAAACTCTTTGTATTACAAGGAATGGCGATATCGACGAAACGAAGAGGGGAATCTGTGTTACAGAAAGCAATGACAGGAATGTTCACGTAACTGGCTTCTGTGATGGGCTGGTGGTCACTGGATGGATCGGTAACGATCAGCAAACGTGGCTCGCGGAAGGCGGACTGTAAACAAGTAGTATACATTATATATACATGGCGGTTTTCTATAGCAATTAGGTTTGTTGGATTTATCGATTGCAATCAGAAAAGATTAAGCCAAAATAAACCAACATGTAAAAACTTATGGAAATGTTGTTCATCATTTGGATGAGTATCGAATGTAATAATATCTTGATAACTGAAATAAAAAGATAAATAACCTGAATCTGATTGGTGAAAGCACCAGGAGTGAAACGACCAGCGATAGGTGTAGCTCCAGTGTGTTGAGCAAACTTTAGAACTGCTCTTTGGCCAGTTTGTCTGCAACTGATGACAAACACTTCACTGGGATGTTCAATGGCAACAATGGCGCGTGCAGCCAACAGCAATTTCTCCCAAGTATGACAGAGATTGATAATACTAACTCCTAAAGTAAAAGTACATATTAACATGTATACTTTCAAACAGGAATTTATTAATCTGATGTAATATAGAATTTACCGTCGTTCTTCTTCTTGTAGACATATTGTTCCATCTGGAAGTTGACATTTTCTGCACCCAGATGGGTGAACGCACCTAGCATTTTAGTAACATCATCCTCTTTGAGAGATAATACATCTAAACCTCCTGACATCTTAACGTTGTGGTTAACTTACGATTAACCTAAACAAAAGAGAAATATACAGATGATTACGATGTAGattgaattattaaattattacagTACACTCTGTAGCAATAGCTTCGATCAACTTTCACAGGAAGATAACCTCAACTAAATAGCGTGCTCCATTTAAAACAtaattagtatatataaaaaaaaaaagtaaaaaacgaAGATTAAACTATCAACAGCATAATTTAAAGTTTCGTGATTCTATGTTATAAAATTTTTACTATCAAAATTATAAGGAAACAATGCCATGTGCACTGACCGACTTGAATATTTACATATATACTGTAACTACGAGATATTCCTACTTATATTTATATAGATATTAATCCTCGTACTTTTATTATTCTGTAAATAAGATCTTTGAATTGTTTAACTCAAACTGATTGTTATAAATAGATATAATGCTACGGAACACTTACGTTATCAATGCCACTAGGAGACTTCCAATCGGAAAGGAAGTCGTGAACCTTACACAAAGTACAACTCGATCAACACATGAACagtaaattacaaaataattagtTCTACAGTAAAAAGATTCAATTAAGCGGGTGTTGAGAatagaataataatttttaaaatactacgtctaaaattataaaaattaattgatcgaaaatgataaaatacataaacAACTTTGAGCCAGCAAAGTAACGGAAGTACACTCAAATTATACTGGGAAATTTGAAACGTTAACAGACGACTATACATATGTACTTAGAGAATTGtaattgaaatattgaaatgaCAATTATAGAAGAATGCAAATAATATACgatatttttaaacgaatttttatacgAAGTTCAAAATTTTCAGTGAATTGAAAAgctttttcttaatttttgtttaaattatatttttgtctgTGTATTGTTCACTTACTGTGCTTTACATGTCGTCTATTTTAAATTCTGAATCTTATCTGATAGGTACATAAATTTTCCAGTACTGTAATACAATTACTGCACACAGTAATAGAAACGAACCAAAATGTTGTTTCAGTTAGtggattatattttaaattaacaaaatattttcagaTATCTAAACGATCAAATATCTAAACGAGTTTTATGAACCCATAGTATACTTTTTTGGTATTGAAAACTCACCATATGCtaattgttaattaaattatacttaaaaatttgaatacattTATTTTAATGATTCTGTAATTTAGGgtatgtaaaaataatgtaaaggCACAGTAACCAGAGGAGGCTCAGGAACTGATGCACTTGCcctatacatataataattgCTAGAAACTTTAatccatttatttttatttggtttctTGTGGAAACCAGATATTATATTAGAAATCGTAGGCAGTATCTTATGTTAATATGTGTTTTGCTTCTCAAACTCTttaattgattttcttttttagtAATATATTGTTCTATTCAGTGTtacagccaagaattggactcggtttactatatcctatatttacaaaactatcttatccacacATTCGGCTcattccttctctctctctctctctctctctctctctctctctgtctgtctgtctcccTCATTTCTACTCTGACCTACTATATTCTTACCCTAGTTATTGCACAATTTCCTATTCTGTTACCTTTGGTTTAAGTTTGGTTTGATTTCtgctctcttttctctcttttttctcaaCTTCTCAAGCCACGCTTCGACATTTttatctatcctcccactcactatatCCTActtcctgatccttccctccatatccctgcattctcttgttaggtGTTCCAGACttccatacctgtccccacacacgTCGCATCCTCTCGCTTCATCttccagccagtatttgttccaattttctgcattttcgcatcttacttgggctaaGAACTTTTGACTGTCCCCTCTTCCCACCTTATTTAagtattctggtaactctgccactcttataaacttgtaccttttgttatattttgactgcttTATCCTTGTATGTTGTTCTTGCCGTCGTACCTTGATGTCTCTCTGTTGCTTCTCTCTTTTGTCTTCCTATCTTCCTCCCTATGCTATTTCTTATTCCTTCCATGTATTTCCAggccctaattcctgcctttactctaagctTTGTTCTTTTTGTCTATTCCAGTACCAAATATCCTGGACTACGCATAAAACGTTCAATTTAAATGTGTAGGAATATTCAGTTAAATGTGAAACGATATAAATAACTTTTTCTCTAATAGGTATTTGTTTCATACAGTTGTTTGCATAGTACAATTTGTCTTAATATATTTACTATGATCTATAAGCtactatacatatacatagATATCAAATGACGTTAGTATACAACAGATTATAAATTATGACACATTTTATTTCAACTTAAAAATTACACTATTTTATGAGAATCTTAATACAATATTACACAAGCACCTTATAGTGCATCTCAGAAGATAAAAacattattaatatttgtactATGGTTTGCGATAAtgttttgttattatttattgcaaATATGAAATCTTGAAGGGTTTTTATATTTCTTGCGTTAACTAATTTGGAAAGTTCTTCGGATAATTTTTTCCTCTGTTCTGGAGTGGTTTCGTTTAAAAGTATGTGTGGAACAGACTTAAATTTTCCGTAGGACGCATAACCTGCTACACAACTGCTCATTGCACCACCTGCAAAAAAATATTTGGTATTGACAATTTGTATCATGGATTGCTTAAACTAATgctaaattgaaatattttatgtaaaaagtAATTACCAACTGCAAGTCCCATAGGTCCACCAATAATCCCAGACATTATTGTTACTGCTCCAACTAAAGATCCATATTTTAATGAATTCGCAACactaacttttaatttattaacacaGTTAAGTTTTAAAACTTCATTTAGCAAATTATCCGCAAATGAAGGCACCATTGTTCAGTAAAATTTGTAACAAACTATACGTTATGCCACACAGGAATCTTCCTCGCTATTTATGCATTAACTAGTTATTAACCAGATTCGTTTGAACGAATACATCAAACtatacatatttatatgtatgtgtatgtatatatacaaataTCCACATGTAATTACATTATTACGAGCAGAAAAACgttaatttatttgaattatttactaACCTCTCATCGGTGTTTAGGCATATACTATGTATATACTATATACTGATATACAGGGTAACCCCCAGTAATCTCGTGGCTGGAGTACTCAAATGCAGGTGGCAGGTGGCAGGTCTGCCACCAAAACATCTCAACGGAAACcgcgttttttttttggctACACGCTACGCTCAAATGTCAGCAGTGAAGAACCAGCGTGCATCCTTTCCTAACTATCTCAGAAGGGTAGCTttaactctgtcgcactcgagtggctatatttatgtttattacCTCGTCTCGTTGCACAAACTATAGAGGTAAAACTTCTACGAAAACCTttaacagagaggaaatgagagtgctcacgcccgggattttagtgtccccggtatagtgctgccccctagtctaatgtTTAGCCTGTACCAGAACCTGCAttatcttacctgcatcattagcagcggattccaaataatgccagagtggatgctacttctatgttaacagatgcaggttctaatacggGCTAAAAAGATGACGCA from Halictus rubicundus isolate RS-2024b chromosome 2, iyHalRubi1_principal, whole genome shotgun sequence carries:
- the LOC143365596 gene encoding small ribosomal subunit protein uS2-like, with the translated sequence MSGGLDVLSLKEDDVTKMLGAFTHLGAENVNFQMEQYVYKKKNDGVSIINLCHTWEKLLLAARAIVAIEHPSEVFVISCRQTGQRAVLKFAQHTGATPIAGRFTPGAFTNQIQSAFREPRLLIVTDPSSDHQPITEASYVNIPVIAFCNTDSPLRFVDIAIPCNTKSLHCVGLMWWLLAREVLRLRGSIARESKWDVVVDLFFYRDPEEAEKEEQAAKEIAPAKEFTGPVEVAATTEPGWVNDIETTGTVPTENWADDVAPPTAPELPTAGAAQALPASGDWAAQPSEEWTTAPPATTQSWGGATPEKW
- the LOC143365597 gene encoding protein C19orf12 homolog, translated to MVPSFADNLLNEVLKLNCVNKLKVSVANSLKYGSLVGAVTIMSGIIGGPMGLAVGGAMSSCVAGYASYGKFKSVPHILLNETTPEQRKKLSEELSKLVNARNIKTLQDFIFAINNNKTLSQTIVQILIMFLSSEMHYKVLV